A genomic segment from Ciconia boyciana chromosome 5, ASM3463844v1, whole genome shotgun sequence encodes:
- the YIPF7 gene encoding protein YIPF7: protein MSNFEQFRFDFYQSNYTIDDQEEGYNSYGSDENLCGSRKSQTGEQPPASAFAPSEMLLSSQSYTGQILQPLYSPDTLSHLSYADGFDEEPPLLEELGINFEHIWQKTLTVLNPMKPADGSIMNETDLTGPVVFCLALGATLLLAGKVHFSYVYGMSAIGCLAMHALLNLMSVPGVSHGCVASVLGYCLLPMVILSSSAVVFSLQGILGTLLALFIIGWCSLSASKIFTSALAMEGQQLLIAYPCALLYGLFALLTVF, encoded by the exons ATGTCAAATTTCGAGCAGTTTCGCTTCGACTTTTACCAGTCCAATTATACCATAGATGACCAGGAAGAAGGTTACAACAGTTATGGGTCTGATGAAAATCTCTGTGGAAGCAGAAA GAGCCAGACAGGAGAGCAACCTCCAGCCAGTGCTTTTGCCCCGTCAGAAATGCTTCTGTCCTCTCAGAGTTACACGGGTCAGATTTTGCAGCCACTGTACAGTCCCGACACTCTCTCTCATCTTAGTTATGCTGATGGATTTGACGAGGAACCTCCTTTGCtagaag AACTGGGGATCAATTTTGAGCATATATGGCAAAAAACATTAACAGTTCTAAATCCAATGAAGCCTGCAGATGGCAGCATTATGAATGAGACAGACCTCACCGGACctgtggttttctgtttggCCCTTGGAGCAACATTGCTGCTG GCAGGAAAAGTTCATTTCAGCTATGTGTATGGCATGAGTGCCATTGGGTGCCTTGCTATGCATGCCCTGCTGAACCTGATGAGCGTCCCAGGAGTCTCACATGGCTGCGTTGCAAGTGTCTTGGGCTACTGCCTGCTGCCCATGGTGATCCTGTCCTCTTCTGCAGTCGTCTTCTCGCTACA gGGGATCCTGGGAACTTTGTTAGCTCTCTTTATTATTGGATGGTGCAGCTTGTCCGCCTCCAAAATTTTTACCTCTGCATTGGCTATGGAAGGACAGCAGCTTCTCATTGCGTACCCATGTGCTTTACTCTATGGACTTTTTGCACTTCTAACAGTTTTCTGA